Proteins encoded in a region of the Ornithodoros turicata isolate Travis chromosome 3, ASM3712646v1, whole genome shotgun sequence genome:
- the LOC135389397 gene encoding P2X purinoceptor 7-like → MDPEYLPKSAPSSPGSDRAGDTDRCSCGKCKPMDTTDECLCCREVENVCKKQTVNCITDNEYFEILCVDTDVRRVSFTYIRETEEYDNIRDSAVNKKFRYIAYRQFTRWIWGGLGKHHRKILPACVVHAIRNAFPSDVYKGFESAHYL, encoded by the exons ATGGACCCCGAAT ATTTACCGAAGTCAGCACCGTCCTCACCAGGATCTGATCGTGCCGGGGACACGGACAG gtgttcttGCGGGAAGTGCAAACCGATGGATACCACGGACGAATGTTTGTGCTGCCGGGAGGTAGAGAACGTCTGTAAAAAGCAGACGGTCAACTGCATTACAGACAATGAATATTTCGAGATACTCTGCGTCGACACCGACGTTCGGcgagtgtcttttacatacatccgagaaaccgaagagtaTGACAACATACGTGACAGCGCCGTGAACAA gaaattccgttatatcgcCTATCGGCAATTCACAAGGTGGATATGGGGTGGTCTGGGAAAGCACCATAGGAAGATCCTTCCTGCCTGCGTCGTGCATGCCATTAGGAATGCGTTTCCATCAGATGTGTATAAGGGCTTTGAATCTGCACACTACTTGTAA
- the LOC135389395 gene encoding THAP domain-containing protein 11-like yields MAYCCVPGYTSNAKKETGEAFHEIPSNQSLREKWLRAISRDGWTPNSTCNYSTVCSKHFLPSDYKEGLKVRRLKNDVIPSVFPSYPAYKQPRATKPRNDSSIRKRACAADKPRVPSKKRKMNFAESSPVLVPNEKTASLPQPTTVKDLHVSCTGEQALEVIQHNEHEVAMETQQRLVFPPHSSSVEADVMKMSEIAVQGFHSDLSDDQEGGSSHSALEMIKHTEHNPQTEAQQRPAFARRSTGIQVDVTKTSNVAFQQRLQHRRKERQLKAKLERLKQTVDAYREELRKLENDASASALREVVEGAKKEEPKAMFLLDQVKNYNKKRPSWTEAILCSRALCSVTCHQKLMSIFGQEWSSCPAGVRSETTLDAAQEKLDSPPMLKKG; encoded by the coding sequence ATGGCTTACTGTTGCGTGCCCGGATACACGTCGAACGCAAAGAAGGAGACAGGAGAAGCTTTTCACGAGATACCTTCAAACCAGTCACTGAGGGAAAAGTGGCTGCGAGCCATATCACGGGATGGATGGACACCTAACAGTACGTGCAACTACTCCACTGTCTGCAGCAAACACTTCCTGCCGTCAGACTACAAGGAAGGACTGAAAGTGCGAAGACTGAAAAATGATGTAATCCCCAGCGTGTTTCCTTCATACCCGGCGTACAAGCAGCCACGTGCCACGAAGCCTCGTAACGATTCGAGCATTCGGAAGCGAGCGTGCGCCGCGGACAAGCCAAGAGTGCCATCAAAGAAGCGAAAGATGAATTTCGCAGAGAGCAGTCCAGTTCTTGTCCCAAACGAAAAAACTGCCTCTTTGCCTCAGCCCACTACCGTCAAAGATCTCCATGTTAGCTGCACTGGTGAGCAGGCACTGGAGGTGATCCAGCACAACGAACACGAGGTAGCTATGGAGACCCAGCAGAGACTGGTATTTCCTCCTCATTCAAGCAGCGTAGAAGCAGATGTCATGAAAATGAGTGAGATTGCTGTCCAAGGGTTCCATAGTGACCTCAGTGATGACCAGGAGGGAGGAAGCTCTCATTCTGCACTCGAGATGATCAAGCACACCGAACACAATCCTCAGACGGAAGCCCAGCAGAGACCCGCATTTGCTCGTCGTTCAACCGGCATACAAGTAGATGTCACAAAAACGAGTAATGTTGCCTTCCAACAGCGACTACAGCACAGGAGGAAAGAAAGGCAACTGAAAGCAAAGCTTGAGAGGCTAAAACAAACCGTGGATGCCTACAGGGAAGAGCTAAGAAAGCTAGAAAATGACGCCTCTGCATCTGCACTCAGAGAAGTTGTTGAAGGAGCAAAGAAAGAAGAGCCTAAGGCCATGTTCCTACTTGATCAAGTGAAGAACTATAACAAGAAAAGGCCTTCTTGGACAGAGGCTATACTGTGCAGCAGAGCATTGTGCTCCGTAACTTGTCATCAAAAGCTTATGAGCATCTTCGGTCAGGAGTGGTCCAGCTGCCCTGCAGGAGTACGCTCAGAAACTACATTGGACGCTGCACAGGAGAAGCTGGATTCACCACCCATGTTGAAGAAAGGCTAA